In Selenomonas sp. TAMA-11512, a genomic segment contains:
- a CDS encoding CidA/LrgA family protein produces MKYLREFAIILGITCIGEIIKYLIPLPIPASVYGLIIMLSLLSSGRLRLNQVQVTGRILIETMPLMFIPAGVGLMFYWDELQPVIVPVLVITFITTIVVSVSTGKMSDALLTWKNRGKHGRHHH; encoded by the coding sequence ATGAAATATCTGCGAGAATTTGCCATTATTCTAGGCATCACATGTATCGGCGAGATCATCAAGTACCTGATCCCTCTCCCCATTCCCGCCAGCGTGTACGGCCTGATCATCATGCTGTCCCTCCTGTCCTCCGGCCGGCTCCGGCTGAACCAAGTACAGGTGACCGGCAGGATCCTCATCGAGACCATGCCGCTCATGTTTATCCCTGCCGGCGTGGGCCTCATGTTTTACTGGGACGAGCTGCAGCCCGTTATCGTGCCGGTACTCGTTATCACGTTTATTACCACCATCGTCGTATCGGTTTCCACCGGGAAAATGTCCGATGCTCTTTTAACTTGGAAGAATCGAGGAAAACATGGACGGCATCATCACTAA
- the cysK gene encoding cysteine synthase A, which produces MAKLVDSVTGLIGGTPLLNAKRFAKANDLKAEILVKLEYLNPGGSVKDRIALAMIEDAEEKGLLKPGATIIEPTSGNTGIGLASVATAKGYKTILTMPETMSVERRNLLKAYGAQIVLTEGTKGMKGAIEKAEELAKETPGSFIPGQFTNQSNPAIHERTTGPEVWEATDGKVDIFVAGFGTGGTVSGTGRYLKSRNAAVKVIAVEPADSPLLSKGSAGPHKLQGLAPGFIPETLDTKVYDEVLTATTEESFKYTRLLAKTEGVLVGISSGAALTAAVELARRPENAGKKIVVILPDSGDRYLSTELFAE; this is translated from the coding sequence ATGGCAAAGTTAGTTGACAGCGTTACGGGACTCATCGGCGGCACGCCGCTTCTCAATGCAAAGAGATTTGCGAAAGCGAATGATCTCAAGGCGGAGATTCTCGTCAAGCTCGAGTATCTCAATCCGGGCGGTTCGGTCAAGGACCGCATCGCACTTGCGATGATTGAGGATGCGGAGGAAAAGGGGCTCTTGAAGCCGGGCGCTACCATTATCGAGCCGACCTCCGGCAACACGGGAATCGGCCTCGCCTCGGTCGCGACGGCGAAGGGGTACAAGACAATCCTTACGATGCCGGAGACGATGAGCGTGGAGCGGCGCAACCTTCTCAAGGCATACGGTGCGCAGATTGTTCTCACCGAGGGAACAAAGGGCATGAAGGGCGCGATCGAAAAGGCGGAGGAGCTCGCCAAGGAAACGCCGGGCTCGTTCATCCCGGGGCAGTTCACCAATCAGTCGAACCCCGCTATCCATGAGCGCACGACGGGGCCGGAGGTCTGGGAGGCTACGGACGGCAAGGTCGACATCTTTGTCGCAGGGTTCGGCACCGGCGGCACGGTCTCCGGCACGGGCCGCTACCTGAAGAGCAGGAACGCGGCGGTCAAGGTTATCGCGGTCGAGCCGGCGGACTCGCCGCTTCTCTCTAAAGGATCGGCAGGACCGCACAAGCTGCAGGGGCTGGCTCCCGGATTTATTCCGGAGACGCTCGATACAAAGGTCTACGATGAGGTTCTGACGGCGACGACGGAAGAGTCCTTCAAGTACACGCGTCTGCTCGCGAAGACGGAAGGCGTCCTCGTCGGCATCTCCTCGGGGGCCGCGCTTACAGCGGCTGTGGAGCTCGCGCGTCGTCCGGAGAATGCCGGCAAGAAGATCGTCGTTATCCTTCCGGATTCCGGTGACCGCTATCTCTCGACGGAGCTTTTCGCAGAGTAA
- the fumC gene encoding class II fumarate hydratase → MEYRIEKDTMGEIKVPNDKYWGAQTERSHENFKIGVGLETMPIEITRAFGYLKKACALVNGDLGRLDETRKNAIAQACDEVVSGKLDDHFPLVVYQTGSGTQSNMNQNEVIANRAMEILGLDFRNKEALDVKDAKFIHPNDHVNKGQSSNDTFPTAMRIALVLEVQKNLLPALDQLYATLDAKSKEFDKIVKIGRTHLQDATPLTLGQEFSGYAHMIKASKNQILATMPFLVELCIGGTAVGTGLNSHPKFSELVSDCLNRLTGTKYAFVSHPNKFHGLTSHDAEVFLSGALNGLAANLMKIANDVRWLASGPRCGIGELQIPENEPGSSIMPGKVNPTQCEAVTMVAVQVAGNHQAVSFGASQGNFELNVFKPVIAYNLLQSIRLLSDVMISFDVHCASGIAANEEKIDKLLRESLMLVTALNPHIGYANAAKIAKTAHKNGTTLREEAIASGLLTAEEFDAWVVPEDMIHAKE, encoded by the coding sequence ATGGAATACCGCATTGAAAAGGATACGATGGGCGAAATCAAGGTGCCGAATGACAAGTATTGGGGGGCACAGACCGAGCGCAGCCATGAAAATTTCAAGATCGGCGTTGGCTTGGAGACCATGCCGATTGAAATCACGCGTGCCTTCGGCTATCTGAAGAAAGCCTGCGCGCTTGTCAACGGCGATCTCGGGCGCCTCGATGAGACACGCAAAAACGCCATTGCGCAGGCTTGTGACGAAGTCGTCTCCGGCAAGCTCGACGATCACTTCCCGCTCGTCGTCTACCAAACCGGCAGCGGCACCCAGTCCAACATGAACCAGAACGAAGTCATCGCGAACCGCGCGATGGAAATTCTCGGTCTCGATTTCCGCAACAAGGAAGCCCTCGACGTCAAAGATGCGAAGTTCATCCATCCGAACGATCACGTCAACAAGGGACAGAGCTCCAACGACACATTCCCGACAGCCATGCGCATCGCGCTCGTCCTTGAGGTGCAGAAGAACCTCCTCCCAGCGCTTGATCAGCTCTATGCGACACTCGATGCCAAGAGCAAGGAATTCGATAAAATCGTGAAGATCGGCCGCACCCATCTGCAGGATGCCACCCCGCTTACACTGGGACAGGAGTTCAGCGGCTATGCGCACATGATCAAGGCAAGCAAGAATCAGATCCTCGCCACGATGCCGTTCCTCGTTGAGCTCTGCATCGGCGGTACAGCTGTCGGTACGGGCCTGAACTCGCATCCGAAGTTCAGCGAGCTCGTCAGTGATTGCCTGAACCGTCTCACCGGCACAAAGTACGCCTTCGTATCGCATCCCAATAAATTCCACGGCCTTACGAGCCATGACGCGGAAGTCTTCCTGAGCGGCGCGCTCAACGGACTCGCCGCGAACCTCATGAAGATCGCGAACGATGTTCGCTGGCTTGCCAGCGGCCCGCGCTGCGGCATCGGCGAGCTCCAGATTCCGGAGAACGAACCGGGCAGCTCCATCATGCCGGGCAAGGTCAATCCCACTCAGTGCGAAGCCGTCACAATGGTCGCCGTACAGGTTGCCGGAAATCATCAGGCGGTCAGCTTCGGCGCGAGCCAGGGCAACTTCGAGCTCAATGTCTTCAAGCCCGTCATCGCCTACAACCTCCTCCAGTCCATCCGCCTCCTCAGCGATGTCATGATCAGCTTCGATGTGCATTGCGCCTCCGGCATCGCCGCCAACGAGGAGAAGATTGACAAGCTCCTCCGTGAGAGCCTCATGCTCGTCACGGCACTCAATCCGCACATCGGCTATGCCAACGCGGCAAAGATTGCCAAGACCGCACACAAAAACGGCACTACGCTTCGCGAGGAAGCCATCGCGTCCGGTCTCCTCACCGCGGAGGAATTTGACGCATGGGTTGTCCCCGAAGACATGATCCACGCAAAAGAATAG
- a CDS encoding amino acid ABC transporter ATP-binding protein, producing MLMRVRNVQKSFHGNTVLKDVSLDMAKGDVVVILGPSGSGKTTFLRCLNFLDQADGGTMELDGLRLDLADASSSDIAKVRKKTAFVFQNYNLFANKTAIENVMLGLTAGRGVSHEEAKSIALQALAHVGMQDRADYYPLQLSGGQQQRVGIARAIAVRPDVVLFDEPTSALDPELVGEVLQVMKNLAEEGITMIVVTHEMKFAKDVASHVIFMADGGVVEEGTSHDIFTHPKEERTKRFLQRILPEDYADPAVQI from the coding sequence ATGCTCATGCGGGTACGTAATGTGCAAAAGAGCTTTCATGGAAATACGGTGCTGAAGGATGTCAGTCTCGACATGGCAAAGGGGGATGTGGTAGTTATCCTGGGGCCCTCGGGGTCGGGGAAGACGACGTTCCTGCGCTGTCTGAACTTCCTCGATCAGGCGGACGGCGGGACGATGGAGCTCGACGGGCTGCGGCTCGATCTGGCGGATGCGTCGTCCTCGGACATCGCAAAGGTGCGGAAAAAGACAGCGTTTGTATTTCAGAATTACAACCTTTTCGCCAATAAGACGGCGATTGAAAACGTCATGCTCGGGCTCACCGCAGGGCGCGGCGTGTCGCATGAAGAGGCGAAGAGCATCGCCCTGCAGGCGCTTGCGCACGTCGGCATGCAGGATCGCGCGGACTACTATCCGTTACAGCTGTCGGGCGGGCAGCAGCAGCGCGTCGGCATCGCGCGGGCAATCGCCGTGCGGCCGGATGTCGTACTCTTCGATGAGCCGACGTCGGCGCTCGACCCGGAGCTTGTCGGTGAGGTGCTGCAGGTCATGAAGAATCTCGCGGAGGAAGGCATCACGATGATCGTTGTCACGCATGAGATGAAGTTCGCGAAGGACGTCGCCTCTCACGTCATCTTCATGGCGGACGGCGGCGTCGTCGAAGAGGGCACGAGCCATGATATATTCACGCACCCGAAGGAAGAGAGGACGAAGCGTTTTCTGCAGCGCATCCTGCCGGAGGATTACGCGGATCCCGCCGTGCAGATCTGA
- a CDS encoding ABC transporter permease subunit (The N-terminal region of this protein, as described by TIGR01726, is a three transmembrane segment that identifies a subfamily of ABC transporter permease subunits, which specificities that include histidine, arginine, glutamine, glutamate, L-cystine (sic), the opines (in Agrobacterium) octopine and nopaline, etc.), producing MELDYTFMRETFFTVWEGAGVTLSLTALSLLLAMIPAFYFAVVRMRGDFLLSPLVRLYVSFVRGTPIILQILLLYSLLPSLINALLQAIGSDFNIFDAVEPFWYAVIIFTFNTIALLSEVFRSALLAIPKGQLEAGLSVGMSQMQTYVRVIIPQALVVALPAIANLTVNLIKGTSLAFLMTVKDVMALGRIAASYGYNYIEAYIDVFIVYIVLCSVVQAAYHLAEKRLGAFRQMT from the coding sequence ATGGAGCTAGACTACACGTTTATGCGGGAGACATTCTTTACCGTCTGGGAAGGCGCCGGAGTGACGCTTTCGCTCACCGCGCTGTCGCTTCTCCTGGCGATGATTCCCGCTTTTTACTTTGCCGTCGTCCGCATGCGGGGAGATTTCCTGCTGAGTCCATTGGTGCGGCTGTATGTATCCTTTGTCCGCGGCACACCGATCATCCTGCAGATCCTGCTCTTGTACAGCCTGCTGCCGAGCCTCATAAACGCACTGCTGCAGGCCATCGGAAGCGATTTCAACATCTTCGACGCGGTGGAGCCGTTCTGGTATGCTGTCATCATCTTCACATTCAATACGATCGCGCTGCTTTCCGAAGTCTTTCGCTCGGCGCTCTTAGCCATTCCGAAGGGGCAGCTGGAAGCGGGGCTCTCCGTCGGCATGTCGCAGATGCAGACGTATGTGCGCGTCATCATACCGCAGGCGCTTGTCGTCGCACTGCCCGCCATCGCGAATCTCACGGTCAACCTCATCAAGGGGACGAGTCTCGCGTTCCTGATGACGGTGAAGGACGTCATGGCACTGGGGCGCATCGCCGCGTCGTACGGATATAACTACATCGAGGCGTACATCGATGTTTTCATCGTATACATCGTGCTCTGCTCGGTCGTGCAGGCTGCCTATCATCTGGCTGAAAAGAGATTGGGCGCCTTCCGGCAGATGACGTAA
- a CDS encoding uroporphyrinogen decarboxylase family protein, translated as MTISKKQLVLDAMDRKPVERIPSGFWFHFLDDEIGADAFRDPSLIEKVIAGETKYIEEFQPDFVKIMTDGYFHYQHPQVASARRISDLKGLRPLADDDPWFTEQIAYAKKLTSKYGSETAMFYNVFGAATTLRFMQPEWEKGEALIVSWIKEDKETLKAAFDVISGDLAKLARRIVTEGGATGIYFSVQNLIGDGITKDIYREVIAPGEKAVLAAVREVSDYSILHICGYAGHRNDLSWYQDYDVKTVNWAAVVEGIPMEEGRKLFPNHAVLGGFGNLTSEVLYRGSKEEIQAETRRILDAADRTGVLLGADCTVPRDIDWKHLEWVREAAR; from the coding sequence ATGACTATATCGAAAAAGCAGCTTGTGCTGGATGCCATGGACAGAAAGCCGGTGGAGCGCATCCCCTCGGGCTTCTGGTTTCACTTCCTGGACGATGAGATCGGCGCGGATGCCTTTCGGGATCCGTCGCTGATTGAAAAGGTCATCGCGGGAGAGACGAAGTATATAGAGGAGTTTCAGCCGGACTTTGTGAAGATCATGACAGACGGATACTTTCACTATCAGCATCCGCAGGTCGCGTCCGCGCGCAGGATATCCGATTTGAAGGGGCTGCGGCCGCTCGCGGATGACGATCCGTGGTTCACGGAGCAGATTGCCTACGCGAAGAAGCTGACGTCCAAGTACGGTAGCGAGACAGCAATGTTTTACAACGTATTCGGCGCGGCGACTACACTGCGGTTCATGCAGCCGGAGTGGGAAAAGGGAGAAGCGCTCATCGTCTCGTGGATCAAGGAGGACAAGGAGACCTTAAAAGCGGCGTTTGACGTTATTTCCGGCGACCTTGCAAAGCTGGCGCGGCGCATTGTCACGGAAGGAGGAGCGACGGGAATCTACTTCAGCGTTCAAAATCTCATCGGAGACGGGATTACAAAGGACATCTACCGTGAAGTCATCGCTCCCGGGGAAAAAGCCGTGCTCGCCGCCGTCCGTGAGGTCAGTGACTACAGCATTCTGCACATCTGCGGCTACGCGGGTCACCGCAATGACCTGTCGTGGTATCAAGATTATGATGTCAAGACGGTCAACTGGGCTGCCGTAGTCGAAGGGATTCCCATGGAAGAGGGGCGAAAGCTCTTCCCGAATCATGCCGTGCTCGGGGGCTTCGGGAATCTCACATCGGAGGTTCTCTACAGGGGATCGAAGGAGGAGATTCAGGCGGAGACGCGCCGGATTCTCGATGCCGCGGACCGCACGGGCGTCCTCTTAGGCGCGGATTGTACCGTGCCGCGGGATATCGATTGGAAGCACTTGGAGTGGGTCAGAGAAGCGGCCCGTTGA
- a CDS encoding LrgB family protein: MDGIITNSTTFGVVISLLAYGFGSFLKDKTGIALCNPLLIAIAGVIGFLLIFNIDYDTYNISARYLSYLLTPATVALAIPLYKQITLLKDNLVAILVSIFTGVLSSMACILLFSLIFHLNHSFYVTLLPKSITTAIGMGVAEELGGIPTIAVAVIIITGIQGNIMGAWICKIAKIRHAVSKGLAIGTASHAIGTAKAMQMGEVEGAMSSLSIVVAGLMTVLLASFFAGFVFCSNSRCFPAPQICTAGSA, encoded by the coding sequence ATGGACGGCATCATCACTAACTCAACGACCTTCGGCGTCGTCATCAGCCTGCTTGCCTATGGGTTCGGCAGCTTTTTAAAAGACAAAACGGGGATTGCTCTATGCAACCCCCTGCTCATTGCCATCGCCGGCGTCATCGGATTTTTGCTGATCTTCAACATTGATTATGACACATACAATATCAGCGCCCGATATCTGAGCTATCTCCTGACACCCGCAACCGTCGCGCTTGCTATCCCCCTCTACAAGCAGATCACACTGCTCAAGGATAACCTCGTCGCTATCCTCGTCAGCATCTTCACCGGCGTACTGAGCAGCATGGCGTGCATCCTGCTCTTCTCTCTGATCTTTCACCTGAACCATTCCTTCTACGTCACGCTGCTGCCGAAGTCCATCACGACCGCCATCGGCATGGGTGTCGCCGAAGAGCTCGGCGGCATCCCGACCATTGCCGTCGCCGTCATCATCATCACAGGCATACAGGGCAATATCATGGGCGCATGGATTTGTAAGATAGCCAAGATCCGACACGCCGTATCGAAAGGACTCGCCATCGGGACCGCCTCGCACGCCATCGGCACGGCAAAGGCCATGCAGATGGGAGAGGTGGAAGGCGCGATGAGCAGTCTGTCCATCGTCGTGGCGGGGCTGATGACCGTCCTTCTGGCATCGTTTTTCGCCGGGTTCGTCTTCTGCTCGAACAGCCGGTGCTTTCCCGCACCTCAGATCTGCACGGCGGGATCCGCGTAA
- a CDS encoding ferredoxin: MNMDNVSVVIEKGTVSREEIERYIRKIRKNSAGRTLKRITFRREAAYLNLRYSFDGIPLERVRYIPMTNEINKIQKVG; this comes from the coding sequence ATGAACATGGACAACGTATCCGTTGTCATCGAAAAAGGTACGGTTTCCCGCGAGGAAATCGAACGCTATATCCGTAAGATCCGGAAAAACTCTGCAGGACGTACACTGAAGCGTATCACGTTCCGACGCGAAGCCGCGTATTTGAATCTCAGATATAGCTTTGACGGAATTCCGTTGGAGAGGGTCCGTTACATTCCGATGACCAACGAGATCAACAAAATTCAAAAAGTTGGCTGA
- a CDS encoding Rrf2 family transcriptional regulator: MKISAKGRYGLAAISYLAKHYMSESPTTILSISEELSISKIYLEQVFSLLKRAKLVTSSKGAQGGYQLAVSPHTLTAYDVLSAIELSLMEKVTPSADHATELDQALITAVYNPLDDAIRDALKKVTIEDILSEEERLKSDDNFMYFI; encoded by the coding sequence ATGAAGATTTCTGCCAAAGGCCGCTACGGTCTCGCGGCCATCTCCTATCTGGCCAAACACTACATGTCGGAGTCTCCGACGACGATTCTCTCCATCTCTGAAGAGTTGTCCATATCTAAAATCTATCTGGAGCAGGTCTTCTCACTGCTGAAGCGAGCCAAGCTCGTCACCTCCTCCAAGGGAGCGCAGGGCGGCTACCAGCTTGCCGTGTCGCCGCACACGTTGACAGCCTACGATGTTCTCTCTGCCATCGAACTCTCTCTCATGGAAAAGGTCACCCCGTCCGCAGATCACGCGACTGAACTTGATCAGGCCTTGATTACAGCCGTATACAATCCTCTTGACGATGCCATCCGTGACGCGCTCAAAAAGGTCACCATTGAGGACATACTGTCAGAAGAAGAGAGACTAAAGTCTGATGACAATTTTATGTATTTTATATAG
- a CDS encoding sulfatase-like hydrolase/transferase yields the protein MRFNRFFSSLQQDVKLFCFFLLVLCVFRVLFLVMESSYLGAGTTMESILLANWAGLRLSLKSAGALIAPLFLFLTCIGSVALPRLDFYRVRLVYSSIACFLLSVLFMARFPYYRTYGEIFGQSLVQGLFDDRQAIFETLVAEYQFFPRLLGALLISAVLVCIARAVLRRGTYALDRFASLRTRLLQGAGLFLAIVFAFFFIRFGGALSYTHSINWENGGVTGDHFLDELILDDLQGLYRARGMYKRMAEGEIFGLERERLMFYAGEQAGGKDLGDRLEPYLERRATGARIEKPSHIFIILGESMSLWPLLPEYQELHAADELLARMTEEDAYVSRHFLSNGDFTSIALTGVITGLSEINTKVNYQPQSFQAPFVTAMAKPFHELGYRVEYWYGGYPSWDNMKQFALAQGFDDFYGAPDFQAEAESIWGVKDGILFDALRDHVKDGSAEAAGGQYAVHLVMTTTNHPPYNLNLEAEGLGDMTSVTEAVKRVIPAETKPENLAKELLHYRYMTREIARFIREVQEVYPDSLFIVTGDHGIRMNPGPQASRYEREAVPLILIGKGVSKDLLPEDVVGGHTSIVPTVMELIAPAGFLYHTIAPSMTFGDAPSFTRISFMTRSGMGEIEGGDYKSFGAGPQEITPAEKEAVLADIKRFRTLSWGVLENK from the coding sequence GTGAGGTTCAACAGGTTTTTTTCCTCTCTGCAGCAGGATGTGAAGCTCTTTTGCTTTTTCCTGCTGGTGCTCTGTGTGTTTCGAGTCCTGTTCCTCGTGATGGAGTCATCGTATCTTGGGGCAGGTACGACGATGGAATCGATTCTCTTGGCGAACTGGGCGGGGCTTCGCCTGTCGCTGAAGAGCGCGGGAGCTCTCATAGCGCCGCTTTTTTTGTTCCTGACATGCATCGGGAGCGTGGCTCTCCCGCGCCTTGACTTCTATCGCGTGCGGCTCGTCTACAGCTCCATCGCGTGCTTTCTCCTGAGCGTGCTCTTCATGGCGCGTTTCCCGTACTACAGGACGTACGGCGAGATATTCGGACAGTCGCTCGTGCAGGGGCTCTTTGACGATCGGCAGGCAATATTCGAGACGCTGGTCGCGGAGTATCAGTTCTTTCCCCGTCTTCTCGGCGCTCTGCTCATCTCCGCGGTGCTCGTCTGTATCGCGCGCGCCGTACTGCGCAGAGGGACGTACGCGCTTGACCGCTTCGCGTCGCTTCGGACGCGGTTGTTGCAAGGCGCGGGACTGTTTCTCGCAATTGTGTTCGCCTTCTTTTTCATCCGATTCGGCGGCGCGCTTTCCTATACGCACTCGATCAACTGGGAAAATGGGGGCGTCACGGGCGATCATTTTCTCGACGAGCTCATCCTGGACGATCTCCAAGGGCTCTATCGTGCGCGCGGCATGTACAAGCGCATGGCGGAGGGGGAAATCTTCGGCCTCGAGCGTGAACGGCTGATGTTCTATGCCGGCGAACAGGCGGGAGGAAAGGATCTTGGCGACCGCCTGGAGCCCTATCTGGAGCGGCGGGCGACGGGCGCGCGCATCGAAAAGCCGAGCCATATCTTCATCATCCTCGGGGAATCCATGTCGCTTTGGCCGCTCCTTCCCGAGTATCAAGAGCTTCATGCGGCGGATGAGCTCTTGGCGCGCATGACGGAAGAAGACGCGTATGTTTCCAGGCATTTTCTGTCGAACGGGGACTTTACGTCCATTGCCCTGACAGGCGTCATCACGGGGCTTTCGGAGATCAATACGAAGGTCAACTATCAGCCGCAGAGCTTTCAGGCGCCGTTTGTGACGGCGATGGCAAAGCCCTTTCACGAGCTGGGCTATCGCGTGGAATACTGGTACGGCGGCTATCCTTCGTGGGATAATATGAAGCAGTTTGCGCTGGCGCAGGGATTCGATGACTTTTACGGCGCGCCGGACTTTCAGGCGGAGGCGGAGAGCATCTGGGGCGTCAAGGACGGAATCCTCTTCGATGCGCTGCGCGATCATGTGAAAGACGGAAGTGCAGAAGCGGCCGGAGGACAGTATGCCGTGCATCTCGTCATGACGACGACGAACCATCCCCCGTACAATCTCAACCTGGAGGCTGAGGGCCTGGGAGACATGACATCCGTGACGGAGGCGGTCAAACGCGTCATACCGGCGGAGACGAAGCCTGAGAATCTGGCGAAGGAGCTCCTGCATTACCGCTATATGACACGTGAAATCGCCCGCTTCATCCGCGAGGTACAGGAAGTGTATCCCGACAGTCTCTTTATCGTGACGGGCGATCACGGCATACGCATGAATCCGGGACCTCAGGCGTCGCGCTATGAGCGTGAGGCGGTGCCCTTGATCCTCATCGGAAAGGGTGTGTCAAAAGACCTTTTGCCGGAGGATGTTGTGGGGGGACATACTTCCATAGTGCCGACTGTGATGGAACTCATTGCGCCTGCCGGATTCCTTTATCATACGATCGCGCCGTCGATGACGTTCGGTGACGCTCCCTCCTTTACGCGCATCTCCTTCATGACGAGATCGGGCATGGGTGAGATTGAGGGCGGAGACTATAAGAGCTTCGGGGCGGGGCCGCAGGAGATCACGCCCGCGGAGAAGGAGGCTGTCCTGGCCGATATCAAGCGCTTCCGCACACTCAGCTGGGGTGTCTTGGAGAATAAGTGA
- a CDS encoding transporter substrate-binding domain-containing protein, with protein sequence MQIKKLRNVFTVGLLVGALALAAGCGSGSDKAVAGTDGKSGKKITVAHTDYFVPYDFVNEKGESDGFEVAVMKEVAKKLPQYEFEFVPTSNDDLLVGVESGKYTVGTKGIWITEARRKKYVFPKNNLGASVIGLVIRRENADEIKDMESFAKFSGKLVPIAPQDARYMVVDTYNKEHADAPIELVPSESFNVTDAFSWVMEKRYDAYLEVELSYKNNIQKEDAPYHQFDDKLTYVRYRGIPTYPIINRNEQQFADEYDKAIEELRAEGKIAELEQQYFGESLSDYLK encoded by the coding sequence ATGCAGATAAAGAAACTGAGAAATGTATTTACCGTTGGACTGCTCGTCGGTGCGCTTGCGCTCGCCGCGGGATGCGGAAGTGGCTCGGACAAGGCGGTCGCCGGTACGGACGGCAAAAGCGGGAAGAAGATCACGGTAGCGCATACGGACTATTTTGTCCCCTATGACTTTGTGAATGAAAAGGGGGAATCGGACGGTTTTGAGGTCGCCGTCATGAAGGAGGTCGCGAAGAAGCTTCCGCAGTATGAATTTGAGTTTGTCCCGACGTCGAACGACGATCTGCTTGTCGGCGTCGAGTCCGGCAAGTACACGGTCGGTACGAAGGGGATCTGGATTACGGAGGCGCGCAGGAAAAAGTATGTCTTTCCGAAGAACAACCTCGGAGCCAGCGTCATCGGTCTCGTCATCCGCAGGGAGAACGCGGACGAGATCAAGGATATGGAGTCCTTCGCGAAGTTCAGCGGCAAGCTTGTCCCGATAGCGCCGCAGGATGCGCGCTACATGGTCGTGGATACGTACAACAAGGAGCACGCGGACGCGCCGATCGAGCTTGTGCCGTCGGAGTCCTTCAACGTGACGGATGCCTTCAGCTGGGTCATGGAGAAGCGTTACGACGCGTATCTCGAGGTCGAGCTCTCCTACAAGAACAACATCCAAAAGGAGGATGCCCCGTATCACCAGTTTGACGATAAGCTCACGTATGTCCGCTATCGCGGCATCCCGACGTACCCGATCATCAACCGGAATGAGCAGCAGTTTGCCGACGAGTACGATAAGGCGATCGAAGAGCTCCGAGCCGAGGGCAAGATTGCGGAGCTGGAGCAGCAGTATTTCGGCGAAAGCCTTTCGGATTATCTGAAGTAA
- a CDS encoding amino acid ABC transporter permease: protein METRAFDPSVIFTVMPRLLEYMDVTLLVGVGSVFLGSVLGMLLAWAKIGGSPPLRALAHLYTYIMRCTPAIVLLFIVFYGLPQLVEMLFHHDINRMHRAVFAVITFVLLFGAYISEVFRAAYLAVPRGQYEAAASVGISPLSAFFHIMLPQAAVIALPNFGNSTIQLLKEGALAYTIGLVDIIGQANIIIGQNYGAYGIETYMACMLIYWVMILLLEQGFHQLERRQARWS from the coding sequence ATGGAGACGCGTGCCTTTGACCCGAGCGTGATCTTTACGGTCATGCCGAGACTCTTGGAGTATATGGACGTCACTCTGCTCGTGGGAGTGGGAAGCGTCTTCCTCGGTTCTGTCCTCGGCATGCTGCTCGCCTGGGCGAAGATCGGGGGAAGTCCTCCCCTGCGTGCCCTTGCGCACCTGTATACGTATATCATGCGGTGCACGCCGGCGATCGTGCTGCTGTTTATCGTGTTTTACGGCTTGCCGCAGCTGGTGGAGATGCTGTTTCACCACGATATCAATCGCATGCATCGTGCCGTATTTGCCGTCATTACGTTTGTGCTGCTATTTGGCGCCTATATATCCGAGGTCTTCCGCGCCGCCTATCTGGCTGTGCCTCGCGGGCAGTACGAGGCGGCCGCATCCGTCGGCATATCGCCGCTGTCCGCGTTCTTCCACATCATGCTGCCGCAGGCGGCTGTCATTGCGCTGCCGAACTTCGGGAACTCGACGATACAGCTCTTAAAGGAAGGGGCGCTCGCCTATACCATCGGCCTTGTGGACATCATCGGACAGGCCAACATCATCATCGGGCAGAACTACGGCGCCTACGGGATTGAGACGTACATGGCGTGCATGCTGATCTATTGGGTCATGATTCTGCTCTTAGAGCAGGGATTTCATCAGCTGGAGAGGAGGCAGGCTCGATGGAGCTAG